The following are encoded in a window of Paenibacillaceae bacterium GAS479 genomic DNA:
- a CDS encoding multiple sugar transport system ATP-binding protein, translating into MAKVLLNNVIKRYNKTSQLSVDHFNLEIEDKEFMVLVGPSGCGKSTTLRMVAGLEQVSGGEIYIGDRLVNDVPPKKRDIAMVFQNYALYPNMSIFENMAFGLRLRKTEKHVIESSVKSQSRTLEIEHLLERKPKQLSGGQRQRVALGRAILRTPQVFLMDEPLSNLDAKLRVQMREMIIELHRELATTMIYVTHDQTEAMTMGTRICVMKDGLIMQVDTPEVVYNRPVNRFVASFIGSPEMNFLQGTIIEKERSLYFSTKRFYMEIPYSMHEALRAGGNVDRTVTMGIRPENVLIVRELDEPPTDGAQITGIVTFSELMGADRYIHLDLGHEQKLVIRAPAFTKYADGTRLEVTLKSEFINFFHRETGNAIR; encoded by the coding sequence ATGGCCAAGGTTCTGTTAAACAATGTAATCAAAAGATATAACAAAACGAGCCAGTTATCTGTCGACCACTTCAATCTGGAAATCGAGGACAAGGAATTCATGGTCCTAGTCGGGCCCTCTGGATGCGGCAAGTCCACGACGCTCCGAATGGTAGCGGGTCTGGAGCAAGTCAGCGGAGGCGAGATTTACATCGGAGATAGGCTCGTCAACGACGTTCCCCCGAAAAAAAGAGACATTGCCATGGTGTTCCAAAATTATGCTCTCTATCCCAATATGAGCATATTTGAAAACATGGCATTTGGGCTGCGGCTGCGCAAAACGGAAAAACATGTGATTGAGTCATCCGTCAAATCCCAATCCAGAACGCTTGAAATCGAGCATCTGCTGGAGCGTAAGCCCAAACAGCTGTCAGGCGGCCAGCGGCAAAGGGTTGCGCTTGGCCGGGCAATTTTGCGCACGCCCCAAGTGTTTCTGATGGATGAGCCGCTGTCCAATCTGGACGCGAAGCTGAGGGTGCAGATGCGGGAAATGATCATCGAGCTGCATCGCGAGCTGGCGACAACGATGATTTATGTGACGCATGATCAGACGGAAGCGATGACGATGGGGACACGAATCTGCGTTATGAAGGACGGACTGATCATGCAGGTGGATACGCCTGAGGTCGTATACAACCGCCCGGTCAATCGCTTTGTGGCCAGCTTTATCGGCTCTCCTGAAATGAACTTTTTGCAAGGGACGATCATAGAGAAGGAAAGAAGTCTCTATTTCAGCACCAAGCGCTTTTATATGGAAATTCCTTATTCCATGCATGAGGCGCTTAGAGCTGGAGGTAACGTCGACCGAACCGTAACGATGGGAATTCGCCCCGAGAATGTTCTAATTGTGCGGGAGCTGGATGAACCTCCTACGGATGGAGCCCAGATTACGGGAATCGTTACCTTCTCGGAGCTGATGGGCGCAGACCGGTATATTCATCTGGATCTCGGCCATGAGCAAAAGCTCGTTATCCGGGCGCCGGCCTTTACGAAATATGCGGATGGAACAAGGCTGGAAGTGACGCTGAAGAGCGAATTCATCAACTTTTTCCACCGGGAAACCGGTAATGCGATCCGGTAG
- a CDS encoding NHL repeat-containing protein — protein MPKWLRFVIAAVLVTGPWLQPPTAQAELPYRTFSYDSGNGQFFVQPAYVPTGYIGLNMVPPDVNGGPPNLNNPNDLFIDGQDHLFIADSKNNRVVQLDSNGSYVAAFGTQKGQGQLKDPNGVYVDEKHVYVADTGNKRIAVYDRSGAFVKEYKRPDTTLLPSDYEFEPVKLTVDKRGFLYVATKNGYQGLTVMDPEEGGFQGFFGANSVPFNMLDYLKRQVYTEEQLKKEITKQPGSVSNVMIDKDGLIYTTSISVDTGQLKKFNFAGKDLLGNRLFGAQAVFANEERLFQDITVDGNGNMSAIDAGSGRVYQYDPQGGMLFSFGGKNEGFNKLGLFNYPSSIAVDSKGNLYISDRMSNLIQIFRQTEFAQLVHKANELFMLGRYEDSERYWQEVLHLNSKYYKAHLGLAKSFYRKGEWQNAMREFRLARDVKGYSDSFWQLRVIWLQNNFGTVVTSGLVLLILYAAAVKLWKKMKWRNGDGRPGAKSQTSHSNTSASG, from the coding sequence ATGCCCAAATGGTTGCGCTTTGTAATCGCGGCGGTGCTTGTAACCGGACCCTGGCTTCAACCGCCGACCGCACAGGCGGAGCTTCCTTACCGAACGTTTTCCTACGACAGCGGCAACGGGCAGTTTTTTGTTCAGCCTGCCTACGTGCCTACCGGTTATATCGGCCTGAATATGGTTCCGCCGGATGTTAACGGTGGTCCCCCCAATTTGAACAATCCCAACGATTTGTTCATCGACGGGCAGGATCATCTGTTCATAGCGGATTCCAAAAACAACCGGGTTGTGCAACTGGACTCAAACGGAAGCTACGTCGCCGCGTTCGGGACGCAAAAAGGCCAAGGCCAGTTGAAAGACCCGAATGGAGTTTACGTCGACGAGAAGCATGTTTATGTTGCCGATACCGGCAACAAACGCATTGCCGTTTACGACCGGTCTGGAGCGTTCGTGAAAGAATACAAACGCCCGGACACAACGCTGCTTCCCAGCGACTATGAGTTCGAACCGGTGAAGCTGACCGTGGATAAACGCGGCTTTCTGTACGTCGCAACCAAAAACGGCTATCAGGGCTTAACGGTTATGGACCCGGAAGAGGGGGGCTTTCAAGGCTTTTTCGGTGCGAACAGTGTCCCGTTTAATATGTTGGATTATTTGAAGCGCCAAGTGTATACCGAAGAACAGCTCAAAAAAGAAATAACAAAACAGCCCGGCTCTGTCAGCAACGTCATGATCGATAAAGACGGTCTGATCTATACAACCAGCATATCCGTGGACACGGGTCAGCTAAAAAAATTCAACTTTGCCGGCAAGGATCTGCTTGGTAATCGGTTGTTCGGCGCCCAGGCTGTCTTCGCGAATGAAGAGCGGCTGTTCCAGGATATCACGGTCGACGGCAACGGGAATATGTCCGCCATCGACGCTGGAAGCGGCCGTGTGTATCAATACGATCCGCAGGGCGGCATGCTGTTCTCGTTTGGCGGAAAGAACGAAGGGTTCAACAAGCTTGGCCTGTTCAACTATCCATCCAGCATTGCCGTAGATTCCAAAGGGAATTTGTACATTTCCGACCGGATGTCTAATCTGATTCAAATTTTTCGCCAGACGGAATTTGCTCAACTGGTGCATAAGGCCAACGAGCTGTTCATGTTAGGACGTTACGAAGATAGCGAGCGCTACTGGCAAGAAGTGCTGCATCTGAACAGCAAATATTACAAGGCGCATCTCGGCTTGGCAAAGTCCTTTTACCGTAAGGGTGAATGGCAGAATGCGATGCGGGAATTCCGGCTAGCCCGGGACGTTAAAGGGTATTCGGATTCCTTCTGGCAGCTTCGTGTCATCTGGCTACAAAACAACTTCGGTACGGTAGTAACCTCTGGTCTTGTGCTTCTTATCCTTTATGCGGCGGCGGTCAAGCTCTGGAAAAAGATGAAGTGGAGGAACGGCGATGGCAGACCTGGTGCTAAATCTCAAACAAGCCATTCGAATACTTCGGCATCCGGTTGA
- a CDS encoding carbohydrate ABC transporter membrane protein 1, CUT1 family codes for MQPFKRRISIEAREAFSAYALLGPWLIGLGLFVLYPLIYSFYMSFQNVRVTGDGLIMQPVGFLNYKNAFLQDSDFPLLLVQYMQETILTIPVIVLFSLLVGIMLNMKLPGKGAFRAIFFLPVIFATGQVLNEIFNQGAAGLSLLEQYNIQPYIESNLPKMFSDPLLAVLNKFVIVLWYSGVQIIIIVAGLQTIGRPVYEAAGIDGASRWETFWKITLPALTPFILLNTIYTVVEMFTFPFSPILGLITNHMKYTGYGYASALGWVYFSIAFVLILLVIWFFKRIDGQSDKRR; via the coding sequence ATGCAGCCTTTCAAACGCAGAATTTCCATTGAGGCCCGCGAAGCTTTCTCCGCTTATGCCCTTCTGGGACCATGGCTGATCGGACTTGGCCTGTTTGTTCTCTATCCGCTCATTTATTCCTTTTATATGAGTTTCCAGAACGTGCGGGTAACCGGGGACGGGCTGATTATGCAGCCGGTCGGCTTCCTCAACTACAAAAATGCGTTTTTGCAGGACAGCGACTTTCCCCTGCTGCTCGTTCAGTACATGCAGGAGACGATTCTGACGATTCCGGTCATCGTGCTGTTCTCGCTGCTCGTCGGAATCATGCTGAACATGAAGCTGCCTGGTAAAGGGGCATTTCGTGCGATCTTTTTCCTGCCCGTTATATTTGCCACAGGCCAAGTACTGAACGAGATTTTTAACCAAGGAGCAGCGGGGCTGTCGCTGCTAGAGCAGTACAACATTCAGCCCTATATCGAGAGTAATCTGCCTAAAATGTTCTCCGATCCGCTGCTCGCCGTCTTGAATAAATTTGTCATTGTACTTTGGTATTCCGGCGTTCAGATCATCATCATCGTAGCCGGTTTGCAGACGATCGGCCGGCCGGTGTACGAGGCGGCGGGCATTGACGGCGCATCACGCTGGGAAACGTTCTGGAAAATAACGCTGCCCGCATTGACGCCATTCATTTTGCTCAACACGATTTATACCGTTGTCGAGATGTTCACGTTCCCGTTCAGCCCGATTCTCGGCCTGATCACAAACCATATGAAATATACCGGCTATGGTTATGCCAGCGCGCTGGGTTGGGTCTACTTCTCAATCGCGTTTGTGCTCATTCTGCTCGTCATATGGTTTTTCAAACGAATAGACGGTCAATCCGACAAGCGGAGGTAA
- a CDS encoding Yip1 domain-containing protein produces MADLVLNLKQAIRILRHPVDGFWELRYERRGSLGSAAILLALAYLATLLSEITTSFIFNPIDVKFVNPWFLFAQVAIPWVTWVLANYMVSSINRGQGRLVDVIVGSSYALVPYILFSVPLALLSNLLTIGESSIYQFFNYLIIGWTVFLFIVFVQEVHNYDIGETIWITILSLLFMLAMWVLILIFAGLCVQLIDFIRQLYEEVSFRG; encoded by the coding sequence ATGGCAGACCTGGTGCTAAATCTCAAACAAGCCATTCGAATACTTCGGCATCCGGTTGACGGCTTCTGGGAGCTGAGGTATGAGAGGCGGGGAAGTCTTGGTTCGGCGGCGATACTGCTTGCGCTTGCTTATCTGGCGACTCTCCTATCCGAGATCACGACTAGCTTTATTTTCAATCCGATCGATGTCAAATTCGTCAACCCATGGTTTTTATTTGCACAGGTAGCTATACCGTGGGTGACCTGGGTGCTGGCCAACTACATGGTCAGCTCCATTAACCGGGGGCAGGGCAGGCTTGTCGATGTTATCGTAGGCAGTTCTTACGCGCTCGTGCCGTATATTCTTTTTTCGGTTCCGCTGGCGCTGCTCTCCAATCTGTTGACGATCGGCGAGAGCTCAATCTATCAATTTTTCAACTATTTGATTATCGGCTGGACCGTATTTCTCTTCATCGTGTTTGTACAGGAAGTCCACAACTATGATATCGGAGAAACAATCTGGATTACCATTTTATCGTTGCTGTTCATGCTGGCGATGTGGGTACTGATTTTGATCTTCGCCGGTCTGTGCGTTCAGCTGATTGATTTTATCCGGCAGCTCTATGAGGAGGTGTCGTTCCGTGGGTAA
- a CDS encoding carbohydrate ABC transporter membrane protein 1, CUT1 family: MSKELVTTAGPPRSIRQKKLAIASTLTSMRKNWLSYVFIAPFLITFLLFIVIPTLAAIMLSLTYFNAIEPPKFVGWLNYQNLLTQDMVFWKYAIPNTFKFAIIVGPLGYMAAFMLAWFITQLPERIRVVYTLALYSPSMTAGVAMSVVWLIFFSGDRLGYLNSFLLELGVISEPVLWTQDPKYLMTVMILVTLWSSMGVGFLALLAGLQNVDTQLYEAGRIDGIRNRLQEIWYITIPAMKPQMLFGAVMAVVGTLKAGSISTQLSGSNPSPQYSGHLLINHIDDYGFIRYEMGYASTISVLLLVMTYIVSRICWKLFGSKEE, from the coding sequence ATGAGCAAGGAACTAGTCACAACGGCGGGACCTCCGCGTTCAATCCGTCAGAAAAAGCTTGCCATCGCCTCGACCTTAACGTCCATGAGGAAAAATTGGCTTTCTTATGTATTCATTGCTCCTTTTTTAATTACATTCCTTTTATTTATCGTCATTCCGACTTTAGCGGCAATCATGTTGTCCTTGACTTATTTCAACGCAATCGAGCCGCCAAAGTTCGTTGGCTGGCTGAACTATCAGAACCTGCTCACCCAAGACATGGTTTTCTGGAAGTATGCGATCCCAAATACGTTCAAGTTTGCCATTATCGTCGGCCCGCTCGGTTATATGGCGGCTTTTATGCTCGCCTGGTTCATTACCCAGCTTCCGGAGCGAATCCGGGTCGTCTATACGCTGGCTCTTTACTCGCCGTCGATGACCGCCGGCGTGGCGATGTCTGTCGTTTGGCTGATCTTTTTCAGTGGTGATCGGCTCGGCTACTTGAACAGCTTTCTGCTGGAGCTAGGCGTCATCAGCGAGCCGGTGCTTTGGACGCAGGACCCGAAATATCTGATGACAGTAATGATTCTCGTTACGCTGTGGAGCAGCATGGGCGTCGGTTTCCTTGCTCTGCTGGCGGGCTTGCAAAACGTCGATACGCAGCTATACGAGGCAGGACGCATCGACGGAATTCGCAACCGGCTGCAGGAAATCTGGTACATTACGATTCCGGCCATGAAACCGCAGATGCTGTTCGGCGCAGTTATGGCCGTCGTTGGGACGCTCAAAGCCGGTTCTATCAGTACTCAACTGTCGGGCTCAAATCCGTCGCCGCAATATTCCGGCCATCTGCTCATCAATCATATCGACGACTACGGCTTTATCCGGTACGAGATGGGCTATGCCTCAACGATATCCGTGTTGCTGCTAGTCATGACCTACATCGTGAGCCGGATCTGCTGGAAGCTGTTCGGTTCGAAGGAGGAATGA
- a CDS encoding ABC-type glycerol-3-phosphate transport system, substrate-binding protein has product MNNPPRRRRRIWAIPVVVALAAGILMPPSYANGTVTKGTQPKPGMISIPATASTDPIYSQALIKWSEEGIKDASSPDIALSAANYAKASAGVKPSPLEGSSDSVLLNEKQWVEYEIDVPQSGLYQLRLSYYSVEDSSIPNQIAITVNGKSPFVEAQSIKLDRQWKDEHYPPQADKKGNQIRPGQQAVQGWQDRELMESTYANNEPLRWNLSQGKQVIRIQSIYEPVALDRITLQAPTLIPTYEEAKNELKQEGSGDPNWYTALEAEQMSVKSEPSVQMQASRDDLASPESDGKIVFNTMGGSNWVRGGQTATWSFEVPEDGLYKIDLKYMQNFNKGSNAYRQIRIDGKIPYEELKAFSFPYRRNWSMASLGQSKEEPFLFSLTKGKHDLSMTVTNAPVTPIVEAIQYVSSEVQDINRLVRLLTGDNADVNRDWNITEQLPDAKQRLEKMRDTLNDVFTYMKELYGTEAGGTATIRDAVSKLQRLADRPNDLPTKLSNLTSVQETLSTYSLELTKQPLMLDQIYISKATAKIPDVTPSTWKVMTNTVKTFFMTFSSDYFDYGRQDGDAAITVWVNRGRDYVSLMQQMADEQFTPSSGIKVNVNIMPNPQLLILSNSAGREPDVALGLDQGMPADLAIRNSLLDLSQFKDYDSVAKQFLPGSLVPFHYDRGDYALPETIMFNVMFYRKDILEELKLKVPQTWEDIYVMLPTLQQRGYDFYIPSTNYVPFFYQNNASFYTPDGLKSGLDSPQSFEAFKKWTDFFNIYGLPQEVPNFYMHFRNGNIPIGISDFNLYLQLLVAAPEISGQWAVAPLPGTRNEKGDIERWGGGAIQAGSIFKSSENPEQSWEFLKWWTSTETQTRFGNDMEMFNGVEFRWNTANKEAFQQISWPKEHAAEINKQLEWFQEIPNVPGGYFTGRELGFAWNRTVLDNMNFRESLEGAIFEINRELLRKQQEFGFVDKDGNVVRKLDVPSVKPQAGGESEK; this is encoded by the coding sequence ATGAACAATCCGCCACGAAGGAGACGGCGAATCTGGGCGATTCCGGTTGTCGTTGCGCTCGCTGCCGGCATACTGATGCCTCCCTCCTATGCAAATGGAACTGTTACCAAAGGGACGCAGCCGAAGCCTGGAATGATCTCAATCCCAGCAACGGCTTCGACGGACCCAATTTATTCACAGGCGCTCATAAAGTGGTCCGAAGAAGGCATCAAGGACGCGAGCTCTCCAGATATCGCTTTGAGTGCCGCCAATTATGCCAAGGCTTCCGCAGGAGTGAAGCCGTCGCCGCTGGAAGGAAGCTCCGACTCGGTGCTGCTGAACGAAAAGCAGTGGGTTGAATATGAAATCGACGTTCCCCAAAGCGGCCTCTACCAGCTAAGGCTTAGTTATTATTCGGTAGAAGACTCCAGCATCCCGAACCAAATCGCCATTACGGTGAACGGTAAATCTCCCTTTGTAGAGGCCCAGAGCATCAAGCTGGACCGGCAGTGGAAGGACGAACATTATCCGCCACAGGCGGATAAAAAAGGCAACCAAATTCGTCCCGGTCAGCAAGCAGTGCAAGGTTGGCAGGATCGGGAGCTAATGGAATCCACCTATGCCAATAATGAACCGCTGCGCTGGAACTTAAGCCAAGGCAAACAGGTCATCCGCATCCAATCGATATACGAGCCGGTTGCGCTCGACCGGATCACGCTTCAGGCTCCGACGCTTATTCCGACCTATGAAGAAGCAAAAAATGAGCTCAAGCAAGAGGGCAGCGGAGATCCGAACTGGTATACAGCTCTTGAGGCGGAGCAGATGAGCGTAAAGTCGGAGCCTTCGGTGCAGATGCAGGCAAGCCGGGACGATCTGGCCTCGCCGGAATCAGACGGCAAAATCGTGTTTAATACGATGGGCGGCTCAAACTGGGTTCGCGGAGGCCAAACGGCGACATGGTCCTTTGAAGTCCCCGAGGATGGCCTGTATAAGATCGATTTGAAATACATGCAAAACTTTAATAAAGGCTCCAACGCCTACCGGCAAATACGAATTGATGGCAAAATTCCTTACGAAGAGTTAAAAGCGTTTTCATTTCCTTACCGGCGAAACTGGTCGATGGCTTCGCTAGGACAGAGCAAAGAAGAGCCTTTCCTCTTTTCTTTAACCAAAGGTAAACATGATCTGTCGATGACCGTTACGAACGCTCCTGTTACGCCGATCGTCGAGGCGATTCAGTATGTGTCCTCGGAAGTTCAAGACATCAACCGGCTCGTCCGGCTTCTGACCGGCGACAACGCGGATGTCAATAGGGACTGGAACATCACCGAACAGTTGCCTGACGCCAAACAACGGCTGGAAAAGATGAGAGATACGCTGAATGATGTTTTTACTTACATGAAAGAGCTTTACGGTACGGAGGCCGGCGGAACGGCCACGATCCGGGACGCTGTTTCCAAGCTGCAGCGTCTGGCAGACCGGCCCAACGATCTGCCCACCAAGCTCAGTAATTTGACCTCGGTGCAAGAAACGCTATCCACTTATTCCTTGGAGCTGACCAAGCAGCCGCTCATGCTGGATCAAATCTATATCTCAAAAGCGACAGCCAAGATTCCGGATGTGACGCCGTCGACCTGGAAAGTTATGACTAATACGGTAAAAACATTCTTTATGACGTTTTCCTCGGATTATTTCGATTACGGCCGACAGGATGGAGATGCGGCGATTACCGTTTGGGTCAATCGCGGCCGGGATTACGTGTCGCTTATGCAGCAAATGGCTGACGAGCAGTTCACCCCTTCATCGGGCATTAAAGTAAATGTGAACATAATGCCGAACCCGCAGCTGCTGATTCTGAGCAATTCGGCGGGCCGGGAACCGGATGTCGCGCTGGGACTCGATCAGGGGATGCCGGCCGATCTGGCGATTCGCAACTCGCTGCTTGACTTGAGCCAGTTCAAAGATTACGACAGCGTCGCCAAGCAGTTCTTGCCGGGTTCGCTTGTTCCTTTCCACTATGATCGGGGCGATTATGCGCTTCCAGAAACGATCATGTTCAATGTGATGTTTTATCGGAAAGACATTTTAGAGGAGCTCAAGCTCAAAGTGCCGCAAACATGGGAAGACATCTATGTCATGCTCCCTACGCTGCAACAGCGGGGCTACGATTTTTACATCCCTTCAACGAATTATGTACCCTTTTTCTACCAAAACAACGCATCCTTTTATACCCCGGACGGGCTCAAATCCGGCCTGGATTCTCCTCAGTCGTTCGAAGCGTTTAAAAAGTGGACCGACTTCTTCAATATTTACGGACTGCCGCAGGAAGTTCCGAATTTTTACATGCACTTCCGCAACGGGAATATCCCAATTGGCATCTCCGATTTTAATCTGTATTTGCAGCTGCTAGTAGCCGCACCGGAAATTTCTGGGCAGTGGGCGGTTGCGCCGCTTCCCGGCACCCGCAATGAAAAAGGCGATATCGAGCGCTGGGGCGGCGGAGCAATTCAAGCTGGATCCATATTTAAATCCTCGGAGAATCCCGAACAATCTTGGGAGTTCCTGAAATGGTGGACTTCAACGGAGACGCAAACGCGCTTCGGCAACGACATGGAGATGTTCAACGGCGTCGAGTTCCGCTGGAATACAGCTAATAAGGAAGCTTTCCAGCAAATTTCTTGGCCGAAGGAGCATGCCGCCGAAATCAACAAACAGCTGGAGTGGTTCCAGGAAATACCGAACGTTCCCGGCGGATATTTCACCGGACGCGAGCTTGGCTTTGCCTGGAATCGAACCGTGCTCGACAATATGAATTTCCGCGAATCACTGGAGGGAGCCATCTTCGAAATCAACCGGGAGCTGCTGAGAAAACAGCAGGAGTTCGGATTTGTCGATAAAGACGGCAATGTAGTCCGTAAGCTGGACGTTCCTTCAGTCAAGCCGCAGGCCGGAGGTGAGAGCGAAAAATGA
- a CDS encoding carbohydrate ABC transporter membrane protein 2, CUT1 family, producing the protein MDKVAWTRRMLFGSQEKNGWIMNLVLYALLLNIAYLYLNPLFYMISTMFKNQVDLLDPSVRWIPRSLEWNNLKLAWEGLNYVQGLVNSLTISGLGAIFHVMACALAGYAFAKFNFPGKSILFGLLILSFLIPPQTIVIPMFLLIKELGWMGTKFAIIGPAMFGHGIRGSLFVIIFTQFFRTLPKELDESARIEGAGSLRILTRIVIPLAKPAILVVFLFSFIWHWNETYMTALVVGPENTPLTLSLNNLQAVLKGFYESDVDNMFNETIRMAASFLIITPPLILYAIAQRWFVEGVERTGLIE; encoded by the coding sequence ATGGATAAAGTAGCCTGGACACGGAGAATGCTGTTCGGAAGCCAGGAAAAAAACGGCTGGATTATGAATCTGGTGCTGTACGCGCTGCTGCTCAACATTGCCTATCTTTATCTGAATCCATTGTTCTATATGATTTCGACAATGTTCAAAAACCAGGTCGATCTGCTTGATCCATCCGTTCGCTGGATTCCGCGAAGCCTGGAATGGAACAATCTCAAATTGGCCTGGGAAGGGCTTAATTATGTGCAAGGATTGGTTAACAGCCTGACGATCAGCGGCCTTGGAGCTATCTTTCATGTGATGGCCTGCGCCTTGGCCGGGTATGCCTTCGCCAAATTCAATTTTCCCGGCAAGTCGATTCTGTTCGGCCTGCTTATTCTGAGCTTCCTTATTCCACCTCAAACGATTGTCATTCCGATGTTCCTGCTTATTAAAGAGCTCGGCTGGATGGGCACCAAGTTCGCGATTATCGGTCCGGCAATGTTCGGTCACGGCATTCGCGGATCGCTGTTTGTCATTATTTTTACGCAGTTTTTCCGCACGTTGCCGAAGGAGCTGGACGAATCCGCACGCATCGAAGGAGCCGGTTCGCTGCGAATTCTTACGCGTATTGTCATTCCTCTCGCCAAGCCGGCGATTCTCGTCGTGTTCCTGTTTTCTTTCATCTGGCACTGGAACGAGACGTATATGACGGCACTCGTTGTAGGACCGGAGAACACGCCGCTCACGCTCAGCTTGAACAACTTGCAGGCCGTGCTCAAGGGGTTCTATGAGAGCGACGTCGACAACATGTTTAATGAAACGATTCGCATGGCGGCAAGTTTCCTCATCATCACGCCACCGCTTATTCTATATGCCATCGCTCAGCGCTGGTTTGTAGAAGGAGTGGAGCGGACAGGATTGATCGAGTAG
- a CDS encoding carbohydrate ABC transporter membrane protein 2, CUT1 family, which translates to MRNWAYNLKKGIRSLRRITTFQWILFVAMTLLAIFMLLPIVYLVNHALKPFNELFLYPPTFIAKQPTLQNFTDLIVVTQSSAVPVTRYLFNSIVMSVLVFFTSCLISVLCAYPLSKHKFPGRSIIFSGIIISLMFAPEMVGIPRYFVISNLGIINTYWGHVLPLVAMPVGVFLMKQFIDQIPDELLEAAKVEGAKELRIFAKIVVPLCMPAVATTAILSFQTAWSSDETSTLFMEDETMKTLPFFVNTLTNNLSNNVANQGAAAAVALLLFIPNFIIFLAMQKKVITTMMHSGIK; encoded by the coding sequence ATGCGGAATTGGGCGTACAACTTGAAAAAAGGGATTCGTTCGCTGCGCCGAATAACGACGTTCCAATGGATTTTATTCGTCGCCATGACGCTGCTCGCCATCTTCATGCTGCTGCCGATTGTTTATTTGGTCAATCATGCGTTGAAACCGTTTAATGAGCTGTTTCTGTATCCGCCAACCTTTATTGCGAAACAGCCAACGCTGCAAAACTTCACCGACTTGATCGTCGTGACGCAGTCGTCCGCCGTGCCGGTGACAAGGTATTTGTTCAACAGTATTGTGATGAGCGTGCTCGTGTTTTTCACCTCTTGCCTAATAAGCGTCCTATGCGCTTATCCCCTTTCCAAGCATAAGTTCCCGGGCAGGAGCATTATCTTCTCCGGCATTATCATCTCGCTGATGTTTGCGCCGGAGATGGTCGGCATTCCGCGTTACTTCGTCATCAGCAATCTCGGCATTATCAATACGTACTGGGGACATGTGCTGCCGCTTGTGGCCATGCCGGTCGGCGTGTTTTTAATGAAACAGTTCATCGACCAAATTCCGGATGAGCTGCTGGAAGCCGCGAAGGTGGAAGGAGCGAAGGAGCTCCGAATTTTCGCGAAAATCGTCGTTCCCCTGTGCATGCCGGCCGTAGCAACTACTGCTATTCTTTCTTTCCAGACGGCATGGTCCTCCGATGAAACGTCCACGCTGTTCATGGAGGATGAAACGATGAAAACGCTCCCGTTTTTTGTCAACACGCTGACAAACAATCTTTCCAACAACGTGGCCAATCAAGGTGCTGCTGCGGCAGTAGCGCTGCTGTTGTTTATTCCGAACTTTATCATTTTCCTCGCGATGCAAAAGAAAGTAATTACGACGATGATGCATTCCGGCATCAAATGA